The following nucleotide sequence is from Labeo rohita strain BAU-BD-2019 chromosome 3, IGBB_LRoh.1.0, whole genome shotgun sequence.
GTACACTAACTCACTTTTGAATCTGTATCAGAATTTTGATAATGCTGTTcgtactgataaaaaaaaataccaagaCAAGACATTCCCATGGTATTCACTTTTCTTTTTCCTGACAGAAGCAATACAAATTCTGAAAGAAATGCAAAATGGATGCAGATTAACATATCGTGGTACAAATGTTGAATTTAATGGGAATGTCCTGAACACAGAGGTTCGTTTTGGCCAGTTTGCTTTGTCCTCACTTGATCGTACAAAAGCAGAAAAATTTGGAACTACGTCTTGTTTTGAAATTAGAACTTGTGAAGGGGTGGAGCTGGCAAACTACTCAAGATTTCCTTATGAGAAAGACGTACTGATTCCTCCATATGAGAAGTTTAGTGTCACTGAAGTCAAGAAAAGAACAGATCATGCAGATCTCTGGTGTGAAACTGTGTACATATTGGAAAGCACTGGAGTAAGAAGTGACCTGAACTGTGCTATCTTCAGGAATCAAACGGAGATAAGGAAAACATCAGCATTTAACAATAATGCATTTTGCAGATGCGTTCCTCAAAAGCTACGTACAAGTTATGAAATCTATCAGTCAGAGGAGTTTTTAGGCAAACTAGGATGTAGGAGTAGACACAGAGGCTATCCCATCATTAGAGGAATGTACTTGGTGCAACAAAATTATCGGCTCTGCCGACGGCTCTTGCGTTCCCTGGGAATCAACACCCTGACTTTACTAAAGCCTTGTTGCAGGTTGTTGTAGATAAGgtaataattcaaaatgtataCAGTTTCATTTGATCTATTCATTTCAATTAATgcttatttgtattgtttttcacAAAGTAGTTTTACAGAAAATGCATGCTATGTTACAACCAAGAGTAATCTGATTTCTATCAAATAACTacatattacttttaatttttagattattttcctATTACTGCtagattttgtattttatgctgTATTGTCTACAAAAGAAAGTTAGTGATCAGGGAGTgtttccatttaaaatttttcatGGTGTGATACTGTGCAGCAGTACATTTCTTTACTTAACTATGTGAACACTTGATGAATTTGAACTGGTCATATAAAGTCTGGCTGAGAATTCAAACACCTAAGATTATTCAATAAACTCATTTTTATCATCATGTTGTCTCCTGATGTTTTCTCTTCCTCTGTATCCTTCTGCCTCTGGGAAATGTTAGCTGATGACTAGTTTTAGATATCAGACAAAACTTTAATTTAacgtttaatttaaaatgtgtaatttaatgtttaatttaaaaagtaagcaCATCATCACACTAACTTTAAGTACAATacctgcaataatattttaagtttatttatttatttatatgtttgggGTGGTGTAAGATGAACTTCCCACTGTGGAGTGTGTATgatgtaatgtattatttaatgaaaatccTGAGCTTATCCGTTGATCTTCTGTTCAAAACTGCAACACTTACTGATCATTTATTGGACTCTTCTTTTGCTACTCCTCATACAAATGTTCTGCATTTCTCATCAGATTTCACTTAAGAGCCTGCCAGACAAAACCTTGTCGTTCCACAAGTCCtgcattcatcttcagaacacaaattattattattattattatttatttatttattttattttatttttttttgatgaaatccgagagctttctgttcCTCCACAGAGGTTTAATGCAACTTATACATAAGGCCCAGAACAATAGGaaagacatcattaaagtaatccatgtgaaaattaaaaaacaaacaaacaaacaaaataaaaataatactaagttctattgaaattcaaattgttTAGATTAATTCAGATGGCTCACCTAATGCTTTACATGCTTAACTCTGATGAGAGGCAAGTCAAActaaaccttttttattttatttgtgcaattTCATGTACAACATATCTTGTTCTGcatgcttaataaacaaactccagctggtccaaaatgtagcagctagagttcttactagaaccagaaactatgatcatattagcccggttctgtctacactgcactggccccctattaaacattgtatcgCTTTTAAAATCCTGCTAaatacttataaagccctgaatggtttagctcctcagtacctgagtgagctcttatcgcattatagaccctcacgtccgctgcgttctcaaaactctggccatttgataatacctagaatatcaaaatcaaccgcgggcggcagatcgtTTTCtgatttagcacccaaactctagaacaatctacccaacactgttcgggaagcagacacactctgtcagtttaaatctagattaaaaacccatctctttaacctggtttacacataacacattaacacatttctattattaaaatctgttaaaggattgtgaggctgcactaattaggtcaaccggaaccgggaacacttcccataacacccgatgtactcagtgcatcgtcagaaaaATGACATCTAAGCTGATattactctgtttttttcttattcagaggtcaccttaaccaccagatccagtccgtatccagatcagatggtcactgcagtcccccggatccagtctgtacccagcccagacggtggatcagcacctagagatgacctctacagcactgaatgtcagcggaaaccacatcgactagatgagccccagagactgatccccagtgaagacctcatcacctagacggctatTCTGTTACCGATTGAGTTTTGGtcccttgccgctgtcgcctctggcttgcttagttggggacactttttctttaaatgatattgtatactatttgaactgaactgagctgaatgatgacatcattgaatccaaTGATGAAttgcctttacctgaaaattgagtgtttattgttgtccttttgcattattgacgcactattttctatttaacactgtacagccgctttgtcacaattctgtattgttaaaagcgctataaAAATAAtggtggcttgacttgacttgacttgactatttAATCAGGGGTTATATAAGTTCTCATTAACCAATTATACTGTAAAGGTCTCAATCGAGAGTTCaaagtttgtgtttgtgcatttaaaCCAATTGAATTCCAGTCATCTAATGAAATATCCATGTTTATATCTTGTATCCATGCTTGTCTTTTATTTTCAGAGCTTTCTTTGTGATTTTCTCTCTACCTTAAGAATTGCTGATTGTGAgaagctctttccacactgattgCAGGTTAAAGATGGCTTggctgttcttttcttttttagtcTTTGAGAGACCCAAAGGTTTTTCTCCAGGTTTGTCATGATGTTTCTCCTCCACTTCACTCAGTTCTTCCATCAGGTCTGAAAGGAATGAAACaacaatttcatttcattttcagtacatcaaaataattcaaagagagacatacaaaatgaaaggactaaaataaaatgttaaaatcatttaaaataatttataaattactaTAACGGTGCATGAACAAGGTACATTTATCTTCctgttattattttctaaaacatcaCAGGCACAAATCTCATGTTTCTGAGaaagattacatttatttgaccaatGACACAACtgtcaacaatatgaaattattattcAGCATTACCATGATTTTGGCACCAACTTTTAGattaagatttaatttatttaactaaaaacTGCATAATTATTAGTGGGCAGTCACACTACATTTCATtccatttattttctatttcaattcATCTGACTGTGCGAGACTGGAACGTTTGCCCTGCAAATTTGTATCAAGTTAAGATGTATGACCTAGAGAGAGTAGTATGAAGCTGCAGACTCGGAGTCTGCTGCATCTACAGTCCCGCACCCAGAGTCCCGCATTCTCAGACCCCTCGTTTTTCGAGACAGCGCCACCTTTCAAATTGGATCGGATAAACACATGGATAAACACGTGAAGAACCGAAACACGGTGAGTATCGTCAATTTTattcaatgatttcttttttaatcaaactaCTTTATAGCTCATcgattaattaatgtatttatttatatggacAGGCCATCATTCATGGCCTATGTGAGCTGCAGGCATTATCCTGGCAGGAGGCTGAGGAGGTGTTCCTTCGTGGCCCTACTTATCACCCTAGGTATGCTTGtaatttgcatttgcaaaaaaaatattattattacacaatatttttgacaatggcattcatcttttattttagtgaaGTTGAGGAATTTGACCGGGTGATTGCAAAAAGAATGAGAAAAGAAGCAACATTTGCCTCCCAgaaagtaattattttaccttatgcatttacattacattttacatttattcatttagcagacacttttatccaaagcaacttataaatgaggagtttttttttaatgcaattgaAGACGAAAATAAAGTCACTAACACaattctttcttcctttttttctttgctttgtcCTGTTTACAGCAAGATGACAGTGATTAAGGTGATCGTTAAATAAAGTACAGAATTGTTCATTATTGGTGTTTTGTCTATTATTTGAGTTTTGCttcacattcaaaatatcaaaaaacagGTTTTGTAATGTTAGCATGGTATAATGTTAATTAGACCATTATATGTTgagctgaaagaaaaaaatggaatttgaaacattgtacaaaaacaaactaaaacattgTAGCAATATAATGTCACATAATATTTTTCAGATGATAGTTCAATTTGTATTTGTATCGGTTGCATCAGTAATTTCCTTTCAATTACACCCAggctcaaaaaataaatactgggTAATTAGTTAGTTTGAGaacacaatgatttttttttttttttttttttttttttttttttggcacatgCATTAAGCAGGGAACgcaaatatttatttggataactttaaacaAAAAGAGACCGTAATATTGCATTCTAATGTTTTCAATGGCATTTGGATAAGGGTGTTATACGATCTTCCGAACAGCAGGAGGCGCTGTCTCGAAAAACGAGGGGTCTGAGAATGCGGGACTCTGGGTGCGGGACTGTCGATGCAGCAGGCTCCGAGTCTGCAGCTTGATAATGTTGGGGGCCTAGAGAAGTTACTTCTCATATATGAGTGTAAAATTTATCATACCATAATGTCATAATTGTTAGCTTCACTGATGATGTGATTGCTGTGGGAGCAGATGATCTgccaaaatcaaatttaaataaactgattgattgattgatcagTTGTATGACCATGAAACCAAcaatttctataaaataaacacCTGCTTGAGGGGAAAATTAATGaatttgttgaaatattttgaaacatgctttttaaaaagagTTTGGTAACAAGACTGAGAAAAATGCATCCATCTTCTGCTtacaaaccaataaataaataaataaatatagtaaccTGAGATTGACCTGTACAGATTTTGAATAGTTAAATATGTGTATTAATATTCAGTCTTAAAACAATAGCAAATAACAGCCATTTAGTGGCATGGCCCTTAACCATTAGAGAACCTTGTGTGATTTTCAGTGAAATGACTTCTCTCGTTTATCCTCAATCATGAAGACTGTAGTTGTTGATTGAATACCATTCGAgtccactttttttctttttctttttatttatttatttattttttagtcgAGTTGAgtcgagctttattgtcattctgctaGATGCGTAGATATACAGTGGAACGAAATGTCGTTTATTTCTGCAGATCGgcttttttaaaggggtcatcggatgctaagttcactttttcatgctgtttgaacattaatgtgtgttggctatgcatgtacaaatctatcctacaatgataaaaatcattgTAGATAAAAATCTATTGTagggtttttaattaatctgtaaaaataatatcccctttttcaaatcgagccattctcagatgcctgtcggtgtgccgtcacacccacagaggccgctcccacgatagttgattgacacgagctctcacctcagatcagctgtaacagtccagtaactttccacgttttgatgccagagcagggatgtaaattagacaagaatatctccgattgagcgattgaggtgttgtgttgctggatgtaataatgaacatagtggtcgtcatttactcccggcatctgagctgctgaagatgcagtagattatgtttgtttgtgaagggaatgcacctccggatctacatatatccatctatgttcacgcgaatcattcatgatccagcttcacttacagcagaagtgagtataagggttttttttatgaatctttgcgatcgcctttccttataacgtggtagttaggaagtttagtggctaaatgcggctaatgtaaacaagaccgtcttaccacagagagaagagaggggcgggacgagcagagctcatttgcatttaaaggaacaaccccttagaatgagatgatttttgcagagctgattttggcaaggtaaaaagagtgttgttttacaaaaccattgagaatttttaatcaaagtatattagagacttttcattaagaccctaaagaatcatatcaacttgtggaaaatgggcatccgatgacccctttaaaggaaaaCTGTAAGTGCACCTTGTAGACGCATTATTTTCCTCCTCTCGCAGCTTCACACTCCAGTCCAGCGGGTGCGCTAAAACACATACTTACGTTTGTTTATCAAACACCATTAAACCTCAGAGGAAGAAGATTATCTTAACCGTTCTCTCTTCTTGTTTTGTCGTGTTGCTGGCTTACAAACGGTTAGAAATGTTTCtgtaaatagaaaaatacagttttgaatCAGGTCAGTAAATACCTGTAATATTCTCATCCTCATAGTAGGGACAGGTTCTAAAGCAAGTAGGAACATCTGGAGGAGAATCAGCTGAACTGAGATCTGCTGTGAAGATGGTGTTTGTTAAAGAGGAGCATGATGAGTACACTAGTGAACCAGAACCCTTGAGAATAAAACACGAGGAACAAGGAGGTTGGTGTTtaatcttcattcatctttgattACTGTCAGTGCCAGATAATAATTTacacatcaaatcagcatattagaatgatttctggaaaaaaaaaaaaaaaaacttaaaaaatctcacttttgactggtagtgtattaaaaCACGTTTTAAgtgcctaaatgtcaaaattagtacaatatATTTGTTGAATTTCAATACAGTTTGTGCAAGTCCAGAACAGACATcgactgaaacaaaacaaaacctgaCAGGGTTGCACAAATTGTAAGAACGCTGGTCTGGTCTGAGTGTGCTCGCTGATTGCTGATCTAAAATACCCATTAGATAGATTTCAGAATGGCGGACCTGACTGTGCATGCAGTAATTCACAATGTTTACAAAAGAAATGAACAGGTCACACCACAATTATTTGCACTTGCACAAATGCTCCCAGATATATTTTGGGGTCTCACAGATTACATTTCGGGAGCACATGCGACCAAATTTCGAGCCCTGCTTTAAGATATAAACACTGTCGCAACCAGTGTTCCCTctaatttttgttgttgctgaGCAAAACATTTCTCTGACATTTTGGCCACCTGGGCAA
It contains:
- the LOC127161414 gene encoding ecto-ADP-ribosyltransferase 5-like, which codes for MLLMIEALLSISAAVGKDPRSDAADGQIFSLDMAEDSVDDLYVGCKTNMADQVKTELLENELNISTEFKTAWQNGEKNVKILSDNLTWDHSVAIYVYTNSLLNLYQNFDNAVRTDKKKYQDKTFPWYSLFFFLTEAIQILKEMQNGCRLTYRGTNVEFNGNVLNTEVRFGQFALSSLDRTKAEKFGTTSCFEIRTCEGVELANYSRFPYEKDVLIPPYEKFSVTEVKKRTDHADLWCETVYILESTGVRSDLNCAIFRNQTEIRKTSAFNNNAFCRCVPQKLRTSYEIYQSEEFLGKLGCRSRHRGYPIIRGMYLVQQNYRLCRRLLRSLGINTLTLLKPCCRLL